The Toxorhynchites rutilus septentrionalis strain SRP chromosome 3, ASM2978413v1, whole genome shotgun sequence genome includes a region encoding these proteins:
- the LOC129775101 gene encoding ejaculatory bulb-specific protein 3-like, translating into MYSQIVLCLSLAVTIWISAAEKYTTKYDNIDLEEIFKSTRLMNNYLNCLKTVGPCTPDGRELKDSLPDALRNDCNRCSERQKIGADKVIRFVVENRPEDFASLETLYDPTGEYRRKYLDGDLSLAPASDEDESSGSSTSEKATTAEHE; encoded by the exons ATGTATTCTCAAATTGTTTTGTGTCTTAGTTTGGCCGTCACGATATGGATATCAGCAGCAGAGAAATATACAACTAAATACGACAACATCGATTTGGAAGAAATCTTCAAAAGCACCCGTTTGATGAATAACTATCTAAATTGTCTCAAAACAGTGGGCCCTTGTACACCAGATGGCAGAGAGTTGAAAG ATAGCCTCCCGGATGCACTCCGAAACGATTGCAACCGCTGCTCGGAGAGGCAAAAAATCGGTGCCGATAAAGTGATCCGATTCGTCGTTGAAAATCGACCAGAAGATTTCGCGAGTCTAGAAACGCTGTACGATCCCACCGGTGAGTATCGGCGCAAATATCTGGACGGAGATCTGAGTCTCGCCCCGGCATCTGATGAGGATGAATCTTCTGGGAGTTCTACCTCAGAGAAAGCAACTACAGCGGAGCATGAGTGA